Proteins from a genomic interval of Bradyrhizobium sp. CCGB01:
- a CDS encoding fused MFS/spermidine synthase, with amino-acid sequence MDSIVQPAATEQPSSSRNRLLLTVYTAAIFVSALLLFSVQPLFTKMVLPRLGGSPAVWSVAMVFFQSLLLAGYAYAHLLMQVRNRIVPVAVHLVLLIAAFATLPLGIATAYGEPPASGYAFWLLGLFVVSIGLPFFALAANNPLLQAWFVRTGHPAGHDPYFLYASSNIGSFLALLSYPFLLEPMFTLHTQNRLWTGGYGLLILLIAACGVLLLRSPKLAVVDVQTEDVNAPAPDMVTRLRWIFLAAVPSGLLIAVTAHISTDVAAAPLLWVLPLSLYLLTWVVVFQSRPLLPHKWMLMLQPVAIAGVIFLLAFGGEQNLLLTLGGHQLCFFVIAMACHGELARTRPAARYLTGFYVALSFGGMVGGLFAGLVAPFTFSWIAEYPILIALAALCRPPANERLVGIVKWYWLALAALAVALVVPSFMTGGISTWFEDHRVWVAGAVGVLAALLALALNAGRWKIFATVALALALIRVYPADEGRVTTVRSFFGVHKIVVTPGGYFHVLMHGTTIHGAERFRNNDGTPVAGRPEPITYYHKDGGIGQAVTAIRERKGAPLKVAAIGVGSGTLACAAEPGENWTFFEIDQSMVDAASDPKNFRYISSCMPDMKPVIGDARLTFAKEPDGAYDLIIVDAYSSDAIPIHLATEEAMKIYKDKLAPHGAVVMHVSNRHLDLETVVVGIADANDLKSWVFNEDSGRDSDYIFSTDVVISAREDADIGRLAASKSWEQTEADDRVRVWTDDYSNILGALYRRLRDGE; translated from the coding sequence ATGGATTCGATCGTGCAACCCGCCGCCACGGAGCAGCCGTCCTCGTCGCGCAACCGGTTGCTGCTGACGGTCTACACCGCCGCGATCTTCGTCAGCGCGCTGCTGTTGTTCTCGGTGCAGCCGCTGTTCACGAAGATGGTGCTGCCGCGGCTCGGCGGCTCGCCGGCGGTGTGGTCGGTGGCGATGGTGTTCTTTCAGTCGCTGCTGCTGGCGGGCTATGCCTATGCACACCTCTTGATGCAGGTCAGGAACCGGATCGTCCCGGTCGCGGTGCATCTGGTTTTGCTGATCGCAGCCTTCGCCACGCTGCCGCTCGGCATCGCCACCGCCTATGGTGAGCCGCCGGCCTCCGGCTATGCCTTCTGGCTGCTCGGCCTGTTCGTGGTCTCGATCGGCTTGCCGTTCTTCGCACTCGCCGCCAACAATCCGCTGCTGCAGGCCTGGTTCGTCCGCACCGGCCATCCCGCCGGGCACGATCCCTATTTCCTCTATGCCTCCTCCAACATCGGCAGCTTTCTCGCGCTGTTGTCCTATCCGTTCCTGCTGGAGCCGATGTTCACTTTGCACACGCAGAACCGGCTCTGGACCGGCGGCTATGGCCTCCTGATTCTCCTCATTGCAGCCTGCGGCGTGCTGCTGCTGCGCTCGCCGAAGCTTGCCGTGGTGGACGTGCAGACCGAGGACGTCAATGCGCCCGCGCCTGACATGGTGACGCGGCTGCGCTGGATCTTCCTCGCCGCGGTGCCGTCAGGCCTGCTCATCGCCGTCACCGCGCACATCTCGACCGACGTCGCGGCGGCGCCGTTGCTCTGGGTGCTGCCGCTGTCGCTGTATCTGCTCACCTGGGTGGTGGTGTTCCAGTCGCGGCCGCTGCTGCCGCACAAATGGATGCTGATGCTCCAGCCGGTCGCGATCGCGGGCGTCATCTTCCTGCTGGCCTTCGGCGGCGAACAGAATCTGCTGCTGACCCTCGGCGGCCACCAATTGTGCTTCTTCGTCATCGCCATGGCCTGCCACGGCGAACTGGCGCGGACACGGCCGGCCGCCAGATATCTCACCGGCTTCTATGTCGCGCTGTCGTTCGGCGGCATGGTCGGCGGGCTGTTCGCCGGCCTCGTCGCCCCATTCACCTTCTCATGGATCGCCGAATATCCGATCCTGATCGCGCTCGCCGCGCTGTGCCGGCCGCCCGCGAACGAGCGGCTGGTGGGCATCGTGAAATGGTACTGGCTGGCGCTCGCCGCGCTCGCGGTGGCGCTCGTCGTGCCCTCGTTCATGACGGGCGGCATCTCGACCTGGTTCGAGGATCACCGGGTCTGGGTCGCAGGCGCTGTCGGCGTGCTCGCCGCGCTGCTGGCGCTGGCGCTCAACGCCGGCCGCTGGAAGATCTTTGCGACCGTCGCGCTCGCGCTGGCGTTGATCCGCGTTTATCCCGCGGACGAGGGCCGCGTCACGACGGTGCGCAGCTTCTTCGGCGTGCACAAGATCGTGGTGACGCCCGGCGGCTATTTCCACGTGCTGATGCACGGCACCACCATCCACGGCGCCGAGCGCTTCCGCAACAATGACGGCACGCCTGTCGCCGGCCGGCCCGAGCCGATCACCTACTACCACAAGGATGGCGGCATCGGTCAGGCCGTCACCGCGATCCGCGAGCGCAAGGGCGCGCCGCTGAAGGTCGCCGCGATCGGCGTCGGCTCGGGTACGCTCGCCTGCGCCGCCGAGCCGGGCGAGAACTGGACCTTCTTCGAGATCGACCAGTCCATGGTCGACGCCGCAAGCGATCCGAAGAACTTTCGCTACATTTCGAGTTGCATGCCCGACATGAAGCCGGTGATCGGCGATGCCCGCCTCACCTTCGCGAAGGAGCCCGACGGCGCTTATGACCTGATCATCGTCGACGCCTATTCGTCGGATGCGATTCCGATCCATCTCGCCACCGAAGAGGCGATGAAGATCTACAAGGACAAGCTGGCTCCGCACGGCGCCGTGGTGATGCACGTCTCCAACCGGCACCTCGATCTCGAGACCGTCGTGGTCGGCATCGCCGACGCCAATGATTTGAAGAGCTGGGTCTTCAACGAGGATTCCGGGCGCGACAGCGACTACATCTTCTCGACCGACGTCGTCATCTCCGCGCGCGAAGACGCCGACATCGGCCGGCTCGCCGCCTCCAAGTCATGGGAGCAGACCGAAGCCGACGACCGGGTGCGGGTCTGGACCGACGACTACTCCAACATTCTGGGCGCGCTGTACCGGCGTCTGCGCGACGGGGAGTAG
- a CDS encoding NAD(P)/FAD-dependent oxidoreductase, translating to MSETDVVIIGAGHNGLTCAAYLAMAGLRVRVVERRKVVGGAAVTEEFHPGFRNSVAAYTVSLLNPQVIRDLALAEQGLRVVERRAQNFLPAPDGSYLLTGEGRTKASVARLSAHDAEALDGFSRELEDIADVLRQFVLRAPPNLLDGFGTSAIREAVNAFQSANILRTLTLEQSRSLLDLFTRSAGEMLDERFEHDLVKALFGFDAIVGNYASPYAAGSAYVMLHHAFGEVNGKKGVWGHAIGGMGAITQAMARTAQGRGVAIDTDAGVREVIVERDRAVGVVLDNGETIRAKYVAANVNPKLLYTRLIAADALPKDFLNRIRHWKNGSGTFRMNVALDRLPSFTALPGDGDHLSSGIILAPSLDYMDRAYLDARAQGWSSSPVVEMLIPSTLDDTLAPEGKHVASLFCQHVAPELPGGKSWDDHREEVADLMIATVDTYAPGFAASVLGRQVLSPLDLERQFGLLGGDIFHGALTLNQLFSARPMLGHADYRGPLKGLYHCGSGAHPGGGVTGAPGHNAAQAILRDHRSLFGSRG from the coding sequence ATGAGCGAAACCGACGTCGTCATCATCGGCGCTGGCCATAACGGCCTCACCTGCGCGGCCTATCTCGCGATGGCGGGCCTGCGCGTGCGCGTGGTCGAGCGCCGCAAGGTGGTCGGCGGGGCCGCGGTCACGGAGGAGTTTCATCCGGGCTTCCGCAATTCGGTCGCGGCCTACACCGTGAGCCTGCTCAATCCGCAGGTGATCCGCGACCTCGCCCTTGCCGAGCAGGGCCTGCGGGTCGTCGAGCGGCGCGCGCAGAATTTCCTGCCTGCGCCCGACGGCAGCTATCTCCTCACCGGCGAGGGGCGGACGAAGGCGTCGGTCGCGCGGCTCAGCGCGCATGATGCGGAGGCGCTCGACGGGTTCTCGCGCGAGCTGGAAGATATCGCCGACGTGCTCAGGCAGTTCGTGCTGCGCGCGCCACCGAACCTGCTCGACGGCTTTGGCACGAGCGCGATCCGCGAAGCCGTGAATGCGTTCCAGAGCGCCAACATCCTGCGCACCCTGACGCTTGAGCAAAGCCGCAGCCTGCTCGATCTCTTCACCCGCTCGGCCGGCGAGATGCTGGACGAGCGCTTCGAGCATGATCTGGTCAAAGCACTGTTCGGCTTCGATGCCATCGTCGGCAACTATGCCAGTCCGTACGCCGCCGGCTCGGCCTACGTGATGCTGCATCACGCCTTCGGCGAGGTGAACGGCAAGAAGGGCGTTTGGGGCCACGCCATCGGCGGCATGGGCGCGATCACGCAGGCGATGGCGCGCACCGCACAGGGCCGCGGCGTCGCGATCGACACCGATGCGGGCGTGCGCGAGGTGATCGTCGAGCGTGACCGCGCGGTCGGCGTGGTGCTGGACAACGGCGAGACGATCCGCGCGAAATATGTCGCGGCCAACGTCAATCCAAAGCTGCTCTATACGCGGCTGATCGCGGCCGACGCGCTGCCGAAGGACTTCCTCAACCGCATCCGGCACTGGAAGAACGGCTCCGGCACCTTTCGCATGAACGTGGCGCTGGACCGCTTGCCCTCCTTCACCGCGCTCCCGGGCGATGGCGATCACCTCTCCTCCGGCATCATCCTGGCACCGAGCCTCGATTACATGGATCGCGCGTATCTCGACGCGCGCGCGCAGGGCTGGAGCAGCTCACCCGTCGTCGAGATGCTGATCCCGTCCACGCTCGACGACACGCTTGCACCGGAGGGCAAACACGTCGCGAGCCTGTTCTGCCAGCACGTCGCGCCCGAACTGCCCGGCGGAAAATCCTGGGACGACCATCGCGAAGAGGTCGCCGATCTCATGATCGCGACGGTGGACACATATGCGCCGGGCTTTGCCGCAAGCGTGCTCGGCCGGCAAGTCCTGTCCCCGCTCGATCTCGAGCGGCAATTCGGCCTCCTCGGCGGCGACATCTTCCACGGCGCGCTGACGCTGAACCAGCTGTTCTCGGCGCGGCCGATGCTGGGTCATGCCGATTATCGCGGGCCCCTGAAGGGCCTCTATCACTGCGGCTCCGGCGCCCATCCCGGCGGCGGCGTCACCGG